In Melopsittacus undulatus isolate bMelUnd1 chromosome 6, bMelUnd1.mat.Z, whole genome shotgun sequence, the following proteins share a genomic window:
- the C8B gene encoding complement component C8 beta chain gives MVPNCRWYLAATRTARTMFVPYPIMLLLLYTLFCILTVHCFGSCVIESSGEKESLNLSGINESMTNSRHIRSVSNLPQPRDCTLSAWSSWSQCDPCQKKRYRFARLEQPSQFNGDPCDYPDKETEDCVTNNPCRNKVRCDGFVCAVTERCIPRRLLCNGDDDCGDQSDEKNCKKVFKKCDRKMEQYWGIENLAKGLNIFTNNLEGLVLDHRYYAGGCSPHYIMDTRFRKPYNVESYTPETKGKYEFTMTEYDSYSDYESSVLKAKASQSSFSFGIKIPRVFELGYNSNDNRFKKFIQRMKRFSSTSSKFIHARSELAVAAYKLKPRALMLHYEFLQRLHQLPSEYSYGEYRELYRDYGTHYITEATVGGIYEYTLVMNSSELQKAGFSLSDVQKCAQRGFNIGANIYSIYLSLGITDAGCKSLLKEIGDSTSKKLYVEDFIVLVRGGASEHITTLAYKDLPTAALMQEWGDAVQYNPEIIKLKAEPLYQLVTPTDLANAITIKENLQRALDEFQMETSSCRCAPCHSNGIAFLQGTKCECLCPLGYSGTACEINERKDAAINGNWGCWASWSPCSGGQRTRKRQCNNPAPQNGGSSCSGPDAETVTC, from the exons ATGGTTCCGAATTGCCGATGGTACCTTGCAGCGACACGCACAGCACGCACCATGTTTGTTCCATACCCTATCATGCTGTTGCTGCTTTACACCCTATTCTGCATCCTAACTGTTCATTGCTTTGG CTCTTGTGTCATTGAATCCAGTGGTGAAAAAGAGTCCCTTAACCTCAGCGGTATCAATGAGAGCATGACCAACAGCAGACATATCCGGTCTGTGAGCAACCTGCCGCAGCCCCGTGACTGCACGCTGTCTGCATGGTCCTCATGGAGCCAGTGTGACCCCTGCCAAAAGAAAAGG TACAGATTTGCTCGCCTGGAACAACCTTCTCAGTTCAATGGAGATCCCTGTGATTACCCTGATAAAGAAACTGAAGACTGTGTTACAAATAATCCTTGCAGGAATAAAGTCAGATGTGATGGTTTTGTGTGTGCAGTTACAG AGAGATGCATTCCACGGAGACTGCTTTGCAATGGGGATGATGACTGTGGGGACCAGTCAGATGAAAAGAACTGCAAAAAAGTGTTTAAGAAATGTGACCGGAAGATGGAGCAATACTGGGGAATAGAGAATCTGGCAAAAGG GTTAAATATCTTCACAAACAACTTGGAAGGATTAGTTCTTGATCACAGGTACTATGCTGGGGGATGTTCTCCCCATTATATCATGGACACTAGATTCAGAAAGCCGTACAATGTAGAAAGCTACACACCAGAG aCCAAAGGCAAATATGAATTTACAATGACTGAATACGACTCCTACTCAGATTATGAAAGCAGTGTCCTGAAGGCAAAAGCTTCGCAGTCTAGCTTCAGCTTTGGTATAAAAATACCACGAGTGTTTGAACTTGGTTACAATTCAAATGACAACAGGTTCAAGAAGTTCATTCAAAGGATGAAAAGGTTTTCTTCAACT TCCAGCAAATTCATTCATGCCCGTTCTGAGCTGGCTGTTGCTGCTTATAAGCTGAAGCCCCGAGCCCTGATGCTGCATTATGAGTTCCTGCAGAGACTCCATCAGCTCCCATCGGAGTACAGCTATGGGGAGTACCGAGAGCTTTACAGAGATTATGGCACCCATTACATCACGGAGGCTACTGTTGGTGGCATCTATGAATATACTTTAGTCATGAACAGCAGTGAGCTCCAAAAGGCAG GTTTTTCTCTGAGTGACGTCCAGAAATGTGCACAGCGTGGCTTTAATATTGGTGCAAATATTTACAGCATCTATCTGAGTCTTGGAATAACTGATGCCGGCTGTAAATCCCTTCTGAAAGAGATTGGAG ACAGCACCTCCAAAAAACTGTATGTGGAAGACTTCATCGTCCTTGTTCGTGGTGGAGCAAGTGAACACATTACCACATTGGCTTACAAAGACCTGCCGACAGCTGCGCTCATGCAGGAGTGGGGAGATGCTGTACAGTACAACCCTGAAATCATAAAGCTAAAG GCAGAGCCACTGTATCAGCTGGTGACTCCAACTGACTTGGCCAATGCAAtcacaataaaagaaaacctgcaaCGGGCTCTTGATGAGTTTCAGATGGAGACAAGTTCTTGTCGCTGTGCTCCCTGCCACAGCAATGGCATCGCCTTTCTGCAAG GAACCAAGTGTGAATGCTTGTGTCCCCTTGGCTACAGTGGCACTGCCTGTGAGATCAATGAGAGGAAAG ATGCAGCCATTAATGGAAACTGGGGTTGCTGGGCCAGCTGGTCTCCATGTTCAGGAGGTCAACGAACAAGGAAACGACAGTGCAACAACCCTGCCCCACAGAATGGTGGTTCATCATGCTCAGGGCCTGATGCTGAGACAGTTACTTGCTAG